Sequence from the Mesorhizobium sp. PAMC28654 genome:
CGCGCATCGAACGCCAGCCAGATGGGGCACGGGTCGTCGCCGCAACGGGCTCGATCGAGGCGCGCGCGGTGCTTGTCGCCGTGCCGCCGGTGATGGCGTCGAGGATCGAGCATTCGCCGCCGCTGCCTGCCGGGCTGGCGAAGGCGCTGGGCGCTTGGCAAAGCGGCACGGTGATCAAGGTGCTGGTGCGCTACGCCACGGCTTTCTGGCGCGACCGCGGCTTGAGCGGCATGGTGATGTGGCGCGACCTGCCGGGACTGTTTGCCTGCGACGTCAGCAAGGATGACGATCATGCGGCGCTCGTTGTCTTCATTGGCGGGCCGCTCGCCTTGCGCTGGCGTGAGTTGGGTGACGCGGCGTTGCGCGCGGAATTGATAGCAAGGTTGGAGGGAGCGCTCGGCACTGATGCGACCGCTGTTCTCGATATCAGCTGGCGCGACTGGACGGATGATCGCTGGAGCGGCGGCGCCTACAGCGATATCATCGCCGACGTCACGGCCACCGGCGCCGAAGGGACAATCCTCGATGGCGCGCCGCCGGTGTATTTCGCCGCGTCGGAACTGTCGCCCTCATTTCCGGGCTACATCGAGGGCGCGATCGTGGCGGGACGCATCGCCGCGCGGAAGATCATCCCGGGCCTTCAGTCGGCCATCGCTACCAGTGCTTCCGGGTCGTAGGCAAGCCGGATCGAGGTGCCGACGGGAATATCGTCGGCGCCGAAATCATTGGTCTCGGTCACCGACAGCGGTTTTTCCAGACCGGGTATCTCCACGATCAGATGGGTGATCTCGCCGAAATAGTGGCGCTCCACCACCTTGCCGGCGACCTCGAATTTTGCGGTCGCATTGTCCCACAGGACACGCAACCGTTCGGGCCGGATGCCGAGCGTGGCGGCACTTCCGTTGCGCACGAAGGCCTTGGGCTTGTCCGTTTTGACACGGCCGAAGCCGAGTGTGTCGACGACGATCGAGGTGCCATTGTCCTCTACGATCTCGGCCTTGACGAAATTCATGCCGCCGAGGAAGTCGGCGACCTGCCGGTTGACCGGCCGCTGGTAGATCTCCTTGGGCGAGGCGACCTGCGCGATCTTGCCGCCGAACATGACGGCGATGCGGTCGGACATGGCCAAGGCTTCATACTGGTCGTGGGTGACCAGGATGAAGGTGATGCCCACCGCCTGCTGCAGTCGGCGCAATTCGATCTGCATCTGCTCGCGCAGCTTCTTGTCGAGCGCCGACAGCGGCTCGTCGAGCAACAGCACTTTCGGCCGCATGACCAGCGCGCGGGCCAGCGCCACGCGCTGCCGCTGGCCGCCCGAAAGCTCCGTGGCGCGGCGCTTGCCGAGCCCGACCAGCGACACCTGCGCCAGCGCCTCGGCGACACGCCGCTTTTCTTCCGTCTCGCCAAGCCTGAGCCGCTTCAGCCCGTAGGCGACATTCTGCTCGACATTGAGATGCGGAAAGATGGCGTAGCTCTGGAACACCATGTTGGAGGGGCGGCGGTTGGCGGGGATACCTTCCATCGGCTGTCCGTCGACGGCGATGGAGCCGCTGGTCGGATTGTCGAAGCCGGCGATCATGCGCAGCAGCGTGGTCTTGCCGCAGCCCGATGGACCGAGCAGCGAGAAGAACTCGCCCTCCCGGATGGTCAGCGAGGCGTCATCCAGCGCCTTGAACGCCCCGTAGCTGCGGGTGACATTGCGGATCTCGATCATCGACCGTTCGGTCTGGCGGGATTGTTCGGCCTGGGACCGCTCAGACATAAAGGCCTCCCTCGTTCTGGGTGCGCCTGGTCGCGCGGCGGCGCAGGATTTCGGCAATAGTCATCAGCAGGAATGAGGCGATCAGCAACAGCGTTCCCAAGGCCAGCACGCCGGGCAGCTTGGCGGCGAACCGCAACTGGCCCCAGATGTAGACCGGCAGCGTCGCCTCCGTTCCAGTGAGGAAGAAGGCAATGATGAACTCGTCGAGCGAGATGGTGAAGGAGACGAGCAGGCTGGAAATGATCGCCGGCGCCACCATGGGCAGGGTCACCCGCCGGAAGGTGCCGAAGGCGCTTTCGCCGAGATCGGCCGACGCTTCCTCAAGGCTGCGATCGAACCCTTCGAAGCCGGAGATCAGCACGGTCATCGAATAGGGAATGCAGACCAGTATATGGCCGAGCACGACGGTGAACAGCGACAGGCTGAGGCCCAGTTGCAGCATGACCAGAAGCATGGAGATGGCGACGATCACCTCCGGCAGCACCAGCGGCGCCATGATCAGCGCGTTGATAGGGCGCCGGCCGGGGAAGCGGTAACGGGTGATGGCGCGCGCGGCGAGTATGCCAAGCGTCGTGGAGAGCACCGCGGCCGAGACACCGACGATCAGGCTGTTCCAGGCAGCGTCTAGCAGTGCCGGCGTGTTTGGCAGGTCCTCGTACCATTGCAGCGTGAAGCCCGAGAGCGGAAACTTTGGCGTCGCGGAGGTGTTGATCGAGAAGATCGGCAGGAAGATGATCGGCAGATAAAGGAAGGCAACATAGAGCAGCGCATAGGCCGCCAGCCAGCTGTTGCCGGGCAGGAAACGCCGCAATCCCTTCATCGGGCAAGCCTCGCCGCGGCACGGATGATGAAGACTGTGGCGCCCGCCATCAGGGTGACGATCAGCATGGTGGTGACTGACAGTGCGGCGCCCAGCGGCCAGTTGGCGGCCTTGCCGAATTGCGCCTGGATGGCGTTGGCGATCATGACGCCGTCCTTGCCGCCGACGAGGCGCGGCGTGACGTAATCGCCGACCGTCGGGATCATGACGATCAGGATGGCCGAGATGACGCCCGGCGCCGAGAGAGGCAGGGTCACGCGCAGGAAGGAGCGCAACGGCCCGTCGCCGAGGTCCTTGGCTGCCTCGACTAGGGTGCGGTCGACCTTTTCCAGCGACACGAAGATCGGCAGGATGGCGAAAGCGGCCCAGGCATGGGTCAGCGTGATGATGACGGCGGTGGTGTTGTAGAGCAGCGCCGTCGAGGGCTCGTCGATGATGCCGAGGCCCATCAGTCCGGAATTCAGGACACCATTGTAGCCGAGGATGACCTTCCACGACATGACCCGCAGCAGATAGCTGGTCCAGAACGGGATGGTGATCAGGAAGAGCCACAGGCCCTTGTGGCGACCGCCATGGAACGAGATGAAAAACGCGATCGGGTAGGCGAGGATGACGGTGAAGAAGCTGACCGTCAGCGAGATGTAGAGCGAGCGCCAGAGCAGGTCGCGATAGATCGGCTCGGTCAGCGCAATGCGATAGTTTTCGAGGGTGAAGGTGCGGTCGATCGTCAGATAGTGCTGCGTCCAGAAGGAATGGGCGATGACCACCAGGATCGGCAGGACCAAGAGGATCAAGGCATAGAGGAATGTCGGGCTGATCAGGGCAAAGCCCTGGACGGATTCGGATTGCAGAAGGGCATTTCGTCTGGCCCGCGATCTCAACAATGCAGGCGACCCTTCCGCGGCCACCGTCATTGCAGGGCTCCGGGTGTGATCTCGGTTGCTGGCTCGGTCTGTCCCGCCATGCGGCATCCCATTGGCTGCACCGGCAGCTTGTTCCCCTTGCTTGCCGGCTTTCTTTCATCATGCGCGCATCCGCGGATTGAAATCAAGCGCTAATTCTGCGATATTGATTGAACGACCATTCAAAATGAAGTGAAGAAAGCCGATATTTCCGAGCTTGGCACTCAGCTTCGTTTTGATGGGAATTTGTCAAACGCATGTGAGGCATTATGGCGGCTGCAAGAGACCTGAGAGCGACCGAGACGGCTGGCGACGGCGGCGACGATGCGATCGAAATGGCCAAGCGCCATCTTATCCAGCCCTGGCCGTATGCCGGCTCTGTCGGCGCCGAGGCGCGGGCGCTGATTGGCGAAGGCGACGGCATCTACATCACCGACAGCACGGGCAAGCGTCTCATCGACGGGCCGGCAGGCATGTGGTGCGTCAATATCGGCCACCGCCGCGAGGAACTCGCCAAGGTGATGTACGACCAGGCAATGGCGCTGTCCTACAACACGCCGTGGTACACGATGAACGCGCCGTCGGCGGAACTGGCCATGCGCATCGCCGGTCATGCGCCGGGCGATCTCAGCCACGTCTTCTACACCACCGGCGGCTCCTCGGCCGTCGAGACGGCACTGCGCTTCATGCAGTTCTACAACAATGTTCGGGGGCGGCCGGAGAAGAAGCTGATCCTGAGCCGGGGCGGCGCCTATCACGGCTCGACCTATCTGTCGGCTTCGCTCAACGGCCGGCCGCGCGACCGAGACTGGATGGATGGCGCCGACGATCTGGTCGTGAAATTGTCCTCGCCAGATCCGTTCCGCCGCCCGGCCGGGATGAACCTTGCCGCCTTCACCGATTTCCTCGTCGACCAGTTCCGCGACACGGTCGCCCGCATCGGCGCCGACAAGATCGGCGCCTTCGTCGGTGAGCCGGTGCAGGCGTCGGGCGGCGTCGTGGTGCCACCGGACGGCTACCTCAAGCGCATCCGCGAGATCTGCCGCGAGAACGATATCCTCTATGTCTCCGACGAGGTGGTGACCGCTTTCGGCCGGCTTGGCCATGTCTTCGCATCCGGCGATGTGTTCGGCATCGACCCGGACATGATCACCTTCGCCAAGGGCGTCACGTCAGGCTATTTCCCGCTGGGCGGCGTCATCATCTCCGAAAGGCTGCTGGAGGAACTGCGCCGGTCGAACCATCCGGATGCGATGTTCGGCCACGGCCTGACCTATACCAGCCATCCGGTGGGTTGCGCGGTGGCGCTCAGGAATCTCGACATCCTGGAAGAGAGCGTGCTCGCGCATACGCGGGAGGTCGCTCCCTATTTCCAGGCGCGGCTGAAGACGCTGGAGGAATTGCCGCTGGTTGGCGAAGTGCGCGGCATGGGATTGATGGGCTGCGTGGAATGCGTCGCCGATCGCGAAAGCAATGATCCGCTGCAACTCGACAAGGATGTCGGCAAACGCATCGACGCGCATTGCCATGAACTGGGCCTTCTGGTGCGGCCGCTGATCAACATGTGCGTGATGTCGCCACCGTTGATCATCACCCGCGAACAGATCGACGACATGGTTGGCATCCTGCACGAAGGCATTTCACGCACGATGGATGATCTGCGGAAGGAAGGTGTTTGGCGGGGGTGAGTTTCTCCCTTCTCCCCGTTTCACGGGGAGAAGGTGGCGGCAGCCGGATGAGGGCCAGCGCCGACGTTGGCGCGCTCGGCCGCGACCGCAATGCAGTCGCCCGTCTAAGGCGCTAATCTCGCAAGCCCGGTGCTGCCCTCACCTGCCTGCCGGCATCCTCTCCCGTATAGTGACGGGCGAGGGGCGCTCTCATCGAGGGCTTCGACAATCACCCGCGTTACATAAACCGCGCCCGGGCCATTGGCGGCTGACTATTCCCACGGCATCTTGACGGGCTGATCGGCGGCTCGGATGACAAGTGTCGATCCGCTCCGGGGGATATCGAAGGTCAGCTTGGCGCCGGCCATTGCGCCCGTCAGCTTGACGGTCATCGTGTAGGCACTGTCCGAAAAGCCGATGGTCAGCGTGCCGTCATCGTTCTGGGTGACCTTTGCATTGGCCATGTCCAAACGCTGCGTGCCGTCATCATTGAAGCGTGAGATCGCCAGGGGCCCGTTGGTCTCGATCTGGTCGTGGCCCTCGCCATTGACCAGAAAGACATGCGCCGCGCGGTCGCCAGTGTTGTTCAGAACAATCCTGTCATCGCCAGCGCCGCCGTGGACGGAGGCGATCTTGTCTCCTGTGATGATGATTGTATCATTGCCATCGCCGCCGTCGACATCGCTTACATCGGCGGCCGTGATCCGTAGCAAATCATTGCCATCTCCGCCATGCACGCCGAAGGCCCGATCGGCGCTGACGGCCACGACATCGTCGCCTGATCCGGCGGAAATCTGGTCCACGCCCCGGGCGGCCACGCTGATCGTATCGTTGCCGCTGCCGCCATGGACATTGCGCACGCCGCCGGCCGCGATTGCGATCCGGTCGTCCCCGTCGCCGCCGTCAACCTGCCAGACAGTGTGACCGGCGGATATGGCGATGGCATCATTGCCGCTGTCGCCGTAGACGCGATTGACATCCAGCGCCGCTGATAGGGCGATGCTGTCATTGCCGGCGCCGCCGTTTATGACATCTATGCCGTGGGAGCCGCTTGAGGCCTGGCCTGCCGACGGATAGGTTCGGAGCGGTGTAATGCTCGACAAACTCACTTCGTGGACCCGCAGCCAGGACGGCCGATTCCACAATAGCGCGTTTTGGTTATCAAACGGTGAGCAACCGTTCCCTACGATCGCGACTTGAGCGCGTTGTTGAGGTTCCCCATGTCCTTTTCCTCGGGAGCCGTTTCCAGGCCCAGCACCGGCAGCATCTTGCGCAGATGGTCGTGGTGGGTGCGCACACCATATTCGAGGTCGGAGAGATAGAAGCCTTCGAAGGCCTCGGACAGCATGGATTCGTTCGACCACACGGAAAGCTGCACGTCCTCCGACATGGTGTCGCGGTCGATGCGGAACGACAAATAGCGGGCGGCCGCCTGCTCGCGGCTCTCGTCGCGGTAGCGGTAGATGGCGCCGCGCAGCAGCGTCTCGCCGGTCGACAGCGGGAACTCCTGATAGAACTGCACCGATTCCGGCATCACCGAGATCACCGCGTTCGGGAAGATGCCGTAATAGACCCAGGCCCTCTTCAGATGATCGGGCAGATGCGTCGGCTCCGGCGCGATCTTGACGTAGTTCCTGACGCTCCAGCGGCGGCCGGCATGCGGGTTATAGGTGGCGAACGAGCGCGAGACGCCATTGATGAAGGGTTCGTCGAAATAGGTGGCGCCGTAGAGATCCTGCAGGGCAGGGTGGGCCATGGCGACGTGGTAGCCTTCATTGTCGACGTCGCGCACCGACTTCCAGTTGACCGGGGTCTTCTGGGTCCAGATGCCCCAGGACGGCACCATGTCGGCGGCCTTGTAGTGCGCAAGCTCGGGTTCGATCGGCTTCAGAAGCTCGGCGACCGAGGGCTGCGGACCGCCATTGCGGAAGCGGATGAAGATAAAACCCATCCAGATTTCGAGATCGAGTGGCATCAGGCCGAACTCGGTCTTGTCGAGGTCCGGGAAGGAGCGCGGGCGTGCGGCGCCGCGCAGCGTGCCGTCGAGATTGTAGACCCAGCCGTGGAACGGGCAGACCAGGGCATTCTTGCAATTGCCCTGGCTGTCGGCGACGACGCGGCTGCCGCGATGGCGGCACATGTTGTTGAAGCCGCGCACGACGCCGTCCTTGCCGCGCACGATCAGCGCACGCTCGCCGACCACATCCATGGTCAGGTAATCGCCGGCATTCGGCAGGTCGGAGACGTGGCCGACGATCTGCCAGTGATTGCGGAAGACATGCTCTTTCTCGAGTTCGAGAAGGGCGTCGGAGTGATAACTCCAGCCCGGCAGGCCCCGCCTGTCCCAATCATTGGGGATCTCCACGTCACGGAGGTGCGGGTTCATGGGCGGCTCTTCTTTTTATTGAATGCTTGTTCAATAAAATCATATTTTTCATTGAAATGCAATGGCTTGTGTAAATATCAGGCGCCTTGCGCTCGGTGTCGAAGCCGACTTTCGATCCGTACGGCTGAAGAAAATCCCGGAAATTCCGAGCCTTAACATGGCTTGTGGAGCGTGCGTCCCACTTGAGGATCGGCGCTTGATGCCATCAAGATCACGCCCGTTTTCGCGCGGAAAAATACTGCTTCCCAGTCCGGAGTGTGAGGTTGCTCATAGTCCGGCCGGCCGGGTTCGGGCTTTGCTGCCTGCTATCGAAATCTCGGCAACATCCTGATCGCGCACATGAAACAGCTTCGCAAACAAGCCAATGTATCGAGCGATGACCGGTTTTGCCCGAATATGCCCGTATTCTCTGTTTCAGAACTGTTACACGGGCATCGCTCACGTATCGTCCGTCCGTTACAAAATGCGAT
This genomic interval carries:
- a CDS encoding flavin monoamine oxidase family protein, which encodes MSKQRADVVIVGAGFTGLSAAHELKKAGVDFVLLEARDRVGGRVEAKQNGLGERVDSGGQFLCQDMPELMALVGARGRTLVETYVDGEFLVQPPMSEAEAERTYAASMMVRERMNRISPDDPAIAGLTVADWLGHQSDPRDVKAAFLSMIEGLWCQALEKMPLWHLIDNDRRITNEVSELQYFVGETMHSLADGLAGDLGDRLRLGMPVTRIERQPDGARVVAATGSIEARAVLVAVPPVMASRIEHSPPLPAGLAKALGAWQSGTVIKVLVRYATAFWRDRGLSGMVMWRDLPGLFACDVSKDDDHAALVVFIGGPLALRWRELGDAALRAELIARLEGALGTDATAVLDISWRDWTDDRWSGGAYSDIIADVTATGAEGTILDGAPPVYFAASELSPSFPGYIEGAIVAGRIAARKIIPGLQSAIATSASGS
- a CDS encoding ABC transporter ATP-binding protein; translated protein: MIEIRNVTRSYGAFKALDDASLTIREGEFFSLLGPSGCGKTTLLRMIAGFDNPTSGSIAVDGQPMEGIPANRRPSNMVFQSYAIFPHLNVEQNVAYGLKRLRLGETEEKRRVAEALAQVSLVGLGKRRATELSGGQRQRVALARALVMRPKVLLLDEPLSALDKKLREQMQIELRRLQQAVGITFILVTHDQYEALAMSDRIAVMFGGKIAQVASPKEIYQRPVNRQVADFLGGMNFVKAEIVEDNGTSIVVDTLGFGRVKTDKPKAFVRNGSAATLGIRPERLRVLWDNATAKFEVAGKVVERHYFGEITHLIVEIPGLEKPLSVTETNDFGADDIPVGTSIRLAYDPEALVAMAD
- a CDS encoding ABC transporter permease codes for the protein MKGLRRFLPGNSWLAAYALLYVAFLYLPIIFLPIFSINTSATPKFPLSGFTLQWYEDLPNTPALLDAAWNSLIVGVSAAVLSTTLGILAARAITRYRFPGRRPINALIMAPLVLPEVIVAISMLLVMLQLGLSLSLFTVVLGHILVCIPYSMTVLISGFEGFDRSLEEASADLGESAFGTFRRVTLPMVAPAIISSLLVSFTISLDEFIIAFFLTGTEATLPVYIWGQLRFAAKLPGVLALGTLLLIASFLLMTIAEILRRRATRRTQNEGGLYV
- a CDS encoding ABC transporter permease; the protein is MTVAAEGSPALLRSRARRNALLQSESVQGFALISPTFLYALILLVLPILVVIAHSFWTQHYLTIDRTFTLENYRIALTEPIYRDLLWRSLYISLTVSFFTVILAYPIAFFISFHGGRHKGLWLFLITIPFWTSYLLRVMSWKVILGYNGVLNSGLMGLGIIDEPSTALLYNTTAVIITLTHAWAAFAILPIFVSLEKVDRTLVEAAKDLGDGPLRSFLRVTLPLSAPGVISAILIVMIPTVGDYVTPRLVGGKDGVMIANAIQAQFGKAANWPLGAALSVTTMLIVTLMAGATVFIIRAAARLAR
- a CDS encoding aminotransferase — its product is MAAARDLRATETAGDGGDDAIEMAKRHLIQPWPYAGSVGAEARALIGEGDGIYITDSTGKRLIDGPAGMWCVNIGHRREELAKVMYDQAMALSYNTPWYTMNAPSAELAMRIAGHAPGDLSHVFYTTGGSSAVETALRFMQFYNNVRGRPEKKLILSRGGAYHGSTYLSASLNGRPRDRDWMDGADDLVVKLSSPDPFRRPAGMNLAAFTDFLVDQFRDTVARIGADKIGAFVGEPVQASGGVVVPPDGYLKRIREICRENDILYVSDEVVTAFGRLGHVFASGDVFGIDPDMITFAKGVTSGYFPLGGVIISERLLEELRRSNHPDAMFGHGLTYTSHPVGCAVALRNLDILEESVLAHTREVAPYFQARLKTLEELPLVGEVRGMGLMGCVECVADRESNDPLQLDKDVGKRIDAHCHELGLLVRPLINMCVMSPPLIITREQIDDMVGILHEGISRTMDDLRKEGVWRG
- a CDS encoding aromatic ring-hydroxylating oxygenase subunit alpha yields the protein MNPHLRDVEIPNDWDRRGLPGWSYHSDALLELEKEHVFRNHWQIVGHVSDLPNAGDYLTMDVVGERALIVRGKDGVVRGFNNMCRHRGSRVVADSQGNCKNALVCPFHGWVYNLDGTLRGAARPRSFPDLDKTEFGLMPLDLEIWMGFIFIRFRNGGPQPSVAELLKPIEPELAHYKAADMVPSWGIWTQKTPVNWKSVRDVDNEGYHVAMAHPALQDLYGATYFDEPFINGVSRSFATYNPHAGRRWSVRNYVKIAPEPTHLPDHLKRAWVYYGIFPNAVISVMPESVQFYQEFPLSTGETLLRGAIYRYRDESREQAAARYLSFRIDRDTMSEDVQLSVWSNESMLSEAFEGFYLSDLEYGVRTHHDHLRKMLPVLGLETAPEEKDMGNLNNALKSRS